The following proteins are co-located in the Aquipuribacter hungaricus genome:
- a CDS encoding DUF3499 domain-containing protein: MRSGRRCSRSGCAHDSVSTLTYVYSDSTAVLGPLATYAEPHSYDLCEHHAARLTAPRGWEVVRLQVDDHGPTGPSHDDLLALVEAVREAAREPSGRASRAGRLPATSGDRAGLLPEPPVRG, translated from the coding sequence GTGCGATCCGGTCGACGTTGCTCCCGCTCCGGCTGCGCCCACGACTCCGTCTCCACGCTGACCTACGTGTACTCCGACTCCACGGCGGTCCTCGGCCCGCTGGCGACGTACGCGGAGCCGCACTCCTACGACCTGTGCGAGCACCACGCCGCCCGGCTCACCGCCCCGCGGGGATGGGAGGTCGTCCGGCTCCAGGTCGACGACCACGGCCCCACCGGTCCCAGCCACGACGACCTGCTCGCCCTCGTCGAGGCCGTCCGCGAGGCCGCGCGCGAGCCGTCTGGCCGTGCGTCGCGCGCCGGCCGGCTGCCGGCGACGTCGGGGGACCGGGCCGGCCTGCTGCCGGAGCCGCCCGTGCGCGGC